Within the Corynebacterium sp. sy039 genome, the region TGATTTATCATTGCGAGCCTTAGCAGCTTGTCGAGTGGAATCGGATAATTCTCCAAGTAGTCCTTGGGTTTTCTTGGACAAGGTACTCAAATATGCAGCACGATCAATTGCTTGCTGAGGATCATCAGAAGAAATTGCGTTAGTAATAGGATCAACCAAAGTACCCTTGTACTTGGTTCCAGAGATTCGGTTAATCTGCTCTTTATACTGATCTTCTTGAGACTTTGCCTGATCCACCAAAGCAGAAGCGTCTTTTACTTCTTGCTCTAAAACTTCCAGTTCTTTACCTTGATTCTCAAGATCAATCTCTAGTTGTTTTACTTCCTCATTCTTAGCATTAGCTTGCTGTGATACTTCTTCCATTGAGGCAAGAAGAGTATCAAGCTCATCAGCTGATACGACTGGGCTTAAACTCAATACACTGATACCTGCCACTACGGCGGCAACACTTCCAAAAAAACGACGAGACTTATTCATGCGATAACCAAAACTAGAATGATAACGATCCTATAAATACTGACCTGTTCACTATACATACTTAAATCAAAAAATGGTGCCCCAACAGTAAAAATGTTCCTTATGTGACAAATGAGTTCTATGTTATTCATCAGTTACCCCCAAACATAAATACCCCGCCAAACCAAAGGTCTAGCGGGGATTTACAGTCGACAGTGCTTACACTGCACGTTTCACAGAGGTACTGATGCCAGCTCTTTGCTTTGCGACACCACAGCCTTATTAGAAGCGTACTGCAGAGTGGAATGGCATGCTGTCAATCGGAGACTCAGACAATGGAGTTCCTTCAGTAAGAGCGTGAACAACAGTTCCTACACCAGTGTAGATACCTACATGAGAAGCACCTGAGTAGAAAACAACAATGTCGCCAGGCTGAAGCTGGTCACGAGAAACAGGAGTTCCCTGTGCCGCCTGATCATAAGAGGTACGTGGAATAGACTTACCTACCTGTGAATATGCCCAAGTAGTAAGACCAGAGCAGTCAAAAGCATCTGGACCAGCAGCACCCCACACGTATGGCGAACCAATCTTGCTGCGTGCAGCATCCACAATAGCTTGACCATTGCTGCTAGGAGCAGCAACCAAAGGAGCGCCCGGAGCTGGCGCTGGTGCGCCAAGAATTGCTCCCAAATCTAGTGGAGCAGCCTGACCTGGAAGGGTTGGAAGTGCAGGAAGGATCTGTGCAGGATTATTCGTAATTTGCTGCAAGTTTTCCAAACCAGGAACATTAACCGCACCCAAACCTGGCACGGAAAGCTCAGCAGCCTGTGCTGGATTAGCAAGAGTCACTGTTGTGCCAACCACAACAGCTGCTGCGCATAGATTGTGCTGACCACGACGGCGATGTTTAGCCATGAATGAATCTCCAAACTTTTCTGAACCACCAATCAGCACTGTCATTCACAACACTGACCGGTTTGCTACCACCGAAATCTTGAGCTGTTTCAGCGATACCAATAAGGCTTATCGATTTTCTTCTTGACGACACGACTGCTTTGGTCGCTTAATTGTCTCGAATAGATTACGAAAAAATAACGACTGATGTCCAATTAACCCAATGATTCCAAAATGTTATCGAGTCGTTATCTAAGATAACGTCACTTTTTCTCATAACGAGAAAAGTGCCCCTAGAAAAGCACGCAATCAATGTCACATAAAGCCAAAAGGTTGGTTAAGCTGCGCATATTCTGTGCATGATATTTTTTATGCGCCCCATTCCCACACTCGCCCAGCCAACTTCCCCATCGTAAAAAAGACGAAACCTTAGAATAAGTTATTTATGTCACACAGTTGTTTTTTCTGTTTTTGGAGCAGTAAATGCATAGCAGAATCGGGAGAAAAGGGAACAAAATTATTTCTACTTGTGCAACTCAAAAAACAGTTATCACAATAATTCACATATATTTCACGTCGAAAGTAAGAAAGATATACAAGGAATATAGGGCGATAGAGTGCACAATAAAGAAAGAAGCTCTCACAGTCTTTTTATTGACTGTGAGAGCTGTGGATAACTAGAGACAGCACTTATTTTTAGATAAGTCCATCTTTCTTATCTTGTTCACGATTTACGCGGTTAAGATTTTCTAGCATCTCTACTTCTTCAACATGGTTGGAGTGCTCAATCTCATCGGCCTTGCGTGCGATTTCTGCAGAGTCTGGCTTAAAGAATGAGCCACGACCTGGCTTACCAGATAGTCCAAGCTGGTTCATCTGCTTAGGAACTGCAGCTCCCGCATAAGGCAATGGAATTGGATGTCCATGCTCATCCGTTGGTCCAAGCGGCTGATGCACTTCAATAAAGGCACCATTAGGGAGGAGCTTAATTGTACCGGTTTCAATACCATGCTCAAGCACTTCACGGTCAGAGCGCTGTAGACCGAGACAAATGCGATACGTAATGAAATATGCAACAGGTGGCAACACGATAAGACCAATACGTCCTACCCAGGTCATAGCATTCAGGGAAATCTGGAAGTGGTAAGCAAAGAGGTCGTTTCCACCAGAAAGAGTGAGCAAGAAGAAGAATACAATGCCCATAACTCCCAGGGAAGTACGCACAGGCACATCACGAGGACGCTGCAAAAGATTGTGATGAGCATCGTCGCCAGTAATCTTCTTTTCAATGAATGGGTATGCAACCAGTAGGACAACCATAACACCACATAGCATTGCTACCCAGAATGCACCTGGAACTGTGTAGTTACCGAGGTATAGTTCCCATGCTGGCATAACACGTGCCGCACCATCCGTCCAAAGCATATAAATATCTGGCTGAGATCCTGCAGATACCTGTGCTGGATTGTATGGTCCTAGAGTCCAAATCGCGTTGATGGTGGTAAGACCAGCCATAAGAGCAAGCACACCTGCTGTGATCAAACCGAAAGCGGCGGCTTTAA harbors:
- a CDS encoding cytochrome bc complex cytochrome b subunit, whose amino-acid sequence is MSTKLAQIGENIDSRYTAAAGLRRQINKVFPTHWSFMLGEISLYSFIILLLTGVYLTLFFDPSITKVIYEGDYLPLNGVEMSRAYETALDLSFEVRGGLFIRQMHHWAALMFVISMTVHMLRIFFTGAFRRPREANWIIGCILLLLGMAEGFMGYSLPDDLLSGVGLRIMSAIVVGLPIVGTWLHWLIFGGDFPSEIMLDRFYIAHVLIIPGIILGLIAAHLALVWYQKHTQFPGAGRTENNVVGVRILPLFGLKAAAFGLITAGVLALMAGLTTINAIWTLGPYNPAQVSAGSQPDIYMLWTDGAARVMPAWELYLGNYTVPGAFWVAMLCGVMVVLLVAYPFIEKKITGDDAHHNLLQRPRDVPVRTSLGVMGIVFFFLLTLSGGNDLFAYHFQISLNAMTWVGRIGLIVLPPVAYFITYRICLGLQRSDREVLEHGIETGTIKLLPNGAFIEVHQPLGPTDEHGHPIPLPYAGAAVPKQMNQLGLSGKPGRGSFFKPDSAEIARKADEIEHSNHVEEVEMLENLNRVNREQDKKDGLI
- a CDS encoding C40 family peptidase, coding for MAKHRRRGQHNLCAAAVVVGTTVTLANPAQAAELSVPGLGAVNVPGLENLQQITNNPAQILPALPTLPGQAAPLDLGAILGAPAPAPGAPLVAAPSSNGQAIVDAARSKIGSPYVWGAAGPDAFDCSGLTTWAYSQVGKSIPRTSYDQAAQGTPVSRDQLQPGDIVVFYSGASHVGIYTGVGTVVHALTEGTPLSESPIDSMPFHSAVRF